Proteins from a single region of Aquirhabdus parva:
- a CDS encoding alpha/beta hydrolase, whose amino-acid sequence MAKLINQVIARAEKLQGTTARLTARLPAFSQRALAKVLGFDNQHPTLDSHLQMLLAVRNLINNADLIGHNPEKSRRHFRKEMASIIGTPTPVGSTKDFTIPSRSGELKVRHYIPAGKNTSPLPLLVFFHGGGFVVGDIDTHDEPCRLFCKEANVHVLSIDYRLAPEHPAPAAIEDCVDALKWAYEHAKELGVDAKKIGVGGDSAGGNISTVVNQETVGKPYAPAAQLLIYPVVDLLHHYPSHDTYGSGLFLSRTDMDNAKESYLRNSKYSLKDALVTPMAGNLAGLAPALLVTAELDTLRDEGEMYAVRLNEAGSHCVAHRVEGQGHGFINITSINKAAYQATVKMAKDFRALLDGKI is encoded by the coding sequence GTGGCAAAACTAATCAATCAAGTTATCGCGCGTGCGGAAAAATTACAGGGCACCACCGCTCGACTGACCGCGCGATTGCCAGCATTTAGTCAACGTGCACTGGCAAAAGTCTTAGGTTTTGATAACCAGCACCCGACCCTCGATTCACATCTACAGATGCTTCTTGCCGTACGTAACTTAATCAACAATGCCGACTTGATTGGTCATAACCCAGAAAAGAGCCGCCGACACTTCCGTAAAGAAATGGCCTCTATCATTGGCACACCGACACCAGTTGGCAGCACCAAAGACTTCACGATTCCAAGCCGTAGCGGTGAGTTAAAGGTTCGCCACTATATCCCTGCTGGCAAAAATACTTCTCCACTACCGCTCTTGGTATTTTTTCACGGCGGTGGTTTTGTTGTCGGTGATATTGATACCCATGATGAACCTTGTCGTTTGTTCTGCAAGGAAGCGAATGTCCATGTCTTGAGCATCGACTATCGATTGGCACCAGAACACCCAGCCCCAGCCGCGATTGAAGACTGTGTGGATGCTTTAAAATGGGCTTATGAACACGCCAAAGAATTAGGTGTCGATGCCAAGAAAATCGGCGTAGGCGGTGACAGTGCAGGCGGAAACATTTCAACCGTCGTCAATCAGGAAACCGTAGGCAAACCTTATGCACCTGCTGCTCAGCTCCTGATTTACCCTGTGGTGGACTTGCTCCACCACTATCCAAGCCATGACACTTATGGTTCAGGTCTATTCCTATCCCGCACCGATATGGATAATGCAAAAGAGTCTTACCTCAGAAACAGTAAGTATAGTTTAAAAGATGCGCTGGTTACCCCAATGGCGGGTAATCTAGCAGGGCTTGCTCCTGCACTATTGGTTACTGCTGAACTCGACACCTTACGTGATGAGGGTGAAATGTACGCGGTCAGATTGAACGAAGCTGGCTCTCACTGTGTCGCCCATCGTGTTGAGGGTCAGGGACATGGCTTTATCAATATCACATCAATCAATAAAGCCGCCTATCAAGCGACTGTCAAAATGGCGAAAGATTTCCGTGCATTATTGGATGGTAAAATTTAA
- a CDS encoding c-type cytochrome encodes MKKILTYVFFLVILALVVIGVVLLTAKASPLTGDVPNDSALVQRGAYLAVAGDCVACHSTAKGQPFAGGLKMPIPMLGNIYSSNITPDPKTGIGNWTLAEFDRALRYGVGKDGKRLYPAMPYASYAKITDDDAKALYAYFKYGVPAVNQDIPKSTIPWPFSIRWPVQFWNVLFAPTKSYEVKTNQSPEWNRGAYLVQGLAHCGTCHTPRGLFMQEKAMDETGHDFLAGSILAGWDAPNITADTNAGIGGWTHSQLTQYLQTGSVPNIAQAGGPMGEAVEHSFSKLSDADIAAIATYIHSVPAIGDGSTRPRYAWGIASKDDVALRGVALKVVSDPASIYLGACASCHQANGLGSVDHYYPSLVHNSTVGASNPNNLIQIILHGLQRKTNTQDDIGMPAFKNDLSDAQIASLTNYLTKQFGNPNAKQATEKDVKKLRSLE; translated from the coding sequence ATGAAGAAAATTCTGACTTATGTCTTTTTCTTGGTCATTCTGGCGTTGGTGGTGATTGGCGTGGTGCTACTCACTGCCAAAGCCAGTCCGCTGACAGGCGACGTTCCCAATGATTCTGCCTTGGTTCAACGCGGGGCCTACTTGGCTGTGGCGGGCGACTGTGTGGCTTGTCATAGCACGGCGAAAGGCCAGCCCTTTGCGGGTGGTTTGAAGATGCCGATTCCCATGCTCGGCAATATTTACTCCAGTAATATCACCCCTGATCCAAAAACGGGGATTGGCAACTGGACTCTGGCTGAGTTTGATCGCGCTTTGCGCTATGGGGTGGGTAAGGATGGTAAACGTCTTTATCCTGCGATGCCGTATGCATCGTACGCCAAGATCACTGATGATGATGCTAAAGCACTATATGCCTACTTTAAATACGGTGTGCCAGCGGTCAATCAGGATATTCCGAAGAGTACGATTCCTTGGCCGTTTAGCATTCGCTGGCCTGTACAGTTCTGGAACGTATTATTTGCGCCGACCAAATCCTATGAGGTTAAAACCAACCAAAGCCCAGAGTGGAATCGGGGTGCGTATCTGGTTCAAGGTTTAGCACACTGCGGAACTTGTCATACGCCGCGCGGCCTATTCATGCAAGAAAAAGCCATGGATGAGACAGGGCACGACTTTCTCGCCGGTTCAATCCTTGCGGGTTGGGATGCGCCCAATATCACTGCGGATACCAATGCTGGCATTGGAGGCTGGACACATTCACAGCTGACCCAATACCTGCAAACGGGGAGTGTCCCGAATATCGCTCAAGCAGGCGGCCCGATGGGAGAAGCTGTCGAGCATAGTTTCTCTAAACTGTCAGATGCCGATATTGCTGCGATTGCAACTTATATCCATAGTGTTCCCGCTATAGGGGATGGCAGTACTCGGCCACGCTATGCATGGGGGATTGCTAGTAAAGATGACGTCGCGCTTCGCGGTGTGGCTTTGAAAGTCGTGAGTGATCCTGCCAGTATTTATTTGGGTGCTTGTGCCAGTTGCCATCAAGCGAATGGTTTGGGATCAGTCGATCATTATTATCCATCACTGGTACATAACTCGACTGTCGGTGCATCTAATCCGAATAACTTGATTCAGATCATCTTGCATGGTTTGCAGCGTAAGACCAATACTCAAGATGATATCGGTATGCCGGCCTTTAAAAATGATTTGTCCGATGCGCAGATTGCATCGTTGACCAATTATCTGACTAAGCAATTTGGGAATCCCAATGCAAAACAGGCGACGGAAAAAGATGTGAAGAAGCTGAGAAGCTTGGAATAA
- a CDS encoding GMC family oxidoreductase encodes MSDTLQADVVVIGSGVGGSLVAHRLAQAGKSVILLEAGPRVPRWQTVERFRNQPNKYDNTQCYPSHAAAPHPEYDPPNNYLIQKGPDPFYQQYLRIVGGTTWHWAGSAWRFLPNDFKEKSVYGVGRDWPIQYEDIEPYYYQAEVELGVWGRQDYDYGSPRSKPYPMAPLPLSYNEKTAMDILNSHDPAYNIVVEPVARNSRPYDGRPTCCGNNNCMPICPIGAMYSGIVHAEKAEQAGAKLIAEAVVYKLEVGAKNKIVAALYKDPQGGEHRVEGKYFVVAANGIETPKLLLISTSHDFPNGVANSSDMVGRNLMDHPGTGVSFYANQELWPGRGPQEMTSLIGYRDGAFRAQESAKKIHMSNMNRIQQEAQFAFEQGKLLKPVELDARIRDRAARFVEFDAFHEILPNPANRLVPSKTEKDALGIPRPEIYYQIDDYVKKGAAKTREFYATAAKVMGGTEVKFNDEFQPNNHITGATIMGSDPKDSVVDGQCRTHDHPNLFISSSSTMASVGTVNVTLTIAALAIRIADTIKQEV; translated from the coding sequence ATGAGTGATACTTTACAAGCGGATGTGGTCGTGATCGGCTCTGGTGTGGGTGGTTCCTTGGTCGCGCACAGGCTGGCACAAGCGGGGAAGTCTGTGATCTTACTTGAAGCAGGACCGCGTGTGCCGCGCTGGCAGACAGTCGAGCGATTCCGCAATCAACCCAATAAATATGATAATACCCAGTGTTACCCCTCACACGCTGCAGCACCTCATCCTGAATATGACCCACCCAACAACTACCTGATTCAAAAAGGCCCAGATCCGTTTTATCAGCAGTACTTAAGGATTGTTGGTGGCACGACATGGCATTGGGCCGGTTCTGCTTGGCGTTTTCTACCGAATGATTTTAAAGAAAAGAGTGTTTATGGCGTCGGGCGCGATTGGCCGATTCAATATGAAGATATCGAGCCGTATTATTATCAAGCCGAAGTTGAATTGGGTGTATGGGGACGTCAGGACTATGACTATGGTTCCCCCCGCTCAAAGCCTTATCCAATGGCGCCTTTACCGCTGTCGTACAATGAAAAAACGGCGATGGATATTTTAAATAGCCATGATCCTGCCTATAACATTGTGGTGGAACCGGTCGCACGGAATAGCCGACCTTATGACGGGCGCCCGACATGCTGTGGTAATAATAACTGTATGCCGATCTGTCCGATTGGAGCGATGTACAGCGGTATCGTTCATGCTGAAAAAGCTGAGCAAGCAGGTGCGAAGTTGATCGCAGAAGCGGTAGTTTATAAGCTTGAAGTGGGTGCGAAGAATAAGATTGTCGCGGCGCTGTATAAAGACCCACAAGGCGGCGAGCATCGTGTCGAAGGCAAATATTTTGTAGTTGCTGCCAATGGTATTGAAACCCCGAAACTCCTTTTGATTTCTACCAGCCATGACTTCCCCAATGGTGTGGCGAACAGCTCGGATATGGTCGGGCGTAACTTGATGGATCATCCGGGGACTGGTGTTTCATTCTATGCGAATCAGGAGCTCTGGCCGGGGCGAGGCCCGCAAGAGATGACTTCTTTGATCGGATATCGTGACGGTGCTTTTCGTGCGCAAGAGTCCGCCAAGAAGATTCATATGTCCAATATGAATAGGATTCAACAGGAGGCGCAATTTGCCTTTGAGCAAGGCAAACTATTGAAACCTGTAGAGCTAGATGCCCGCATCCGTGATCGTGCAGCGCGGTTTGTAGAGTTTGATGCCTTTCACGAAATCCTGCCCAATCCTGCCAACCGACTGGTGCCGAGTAAGACTGAGAAGGACGCGCTCGGAATTCCGCGCCCAGAAATTTATTACCAGATTGATGATTACGTCAAAAAAGGCGCGGCAAAAACCCGTGAGTTTTATGCGACGGCGGCCAAAGTGATGGGAGGTACCGAAGTCAAATTTAATGATGAATTTCAGCCGAATAATCACATCACTGGCGCGACCATCATGGGCAGTGATCCTAAAGATTCTGTGGTGGATGGACAGTGCCGTACTCATGATCATCCCAATCTGTTTATTTCCAGTAGCTCGACCATGGCGAGTGTCGGGACGGTGAATGTCACCTTGACGATCGCGGCACTTGCTATCCGTATTGCTGATACCATCAAGCAGGAGGTCTGA
- a CDS encoding sugar dehydrogenase complex small subunit, whose translation MKKNDASGDAENTHDIAPSSLEPKLNRRQWLQATLLLVVGGLSGSVTLQSLAESTNTDGLSAFMTLSKALTERQQLDPEVGQRFLTAFTQNNLSFQSQLQPLSAALAGGTLDAAQQELALQILEAWYLGTVNKQVITYEQALMFTVASDILVIRSYCLNKPGFWAEKPATRSV comes from the coding sequence ATGAAAAAAAACGATGCTTCTGGAGACGCAGAAAACACTCACGACATTGCCCCCTCATCCCTTGAACCGAAGCTAAATCGACGACAGTGGTTACAAGCGACATTACTGCTTGTTGTGGGTGGCTTATCGGGTTCGGTGACCCTCCAGTCTCTCGCGGAGTCCACCAATACCGACGGATTGAGTGCATTTATGACCCTCTCCAAAGCGCTAACGGAACGGCAACAGCTTGATCCGGAAGTCGGTCAGCGCTTTCTCACTGCATTTACGCAAAACAACCTCAGCTTTCAAAGCCAACTACAGCCGCTAAGTGCTGCACTTGCTGGCGGTACGCTTGATGCCGCTCAACAAGAGCTTGCATTGCAAATATTGGAAGCATGGTATCTGGGTACAGTCAATAAACAAGTGATTACCTACGAGCAAGCCCTGATGTTCACCGTTGCAAGCGACATACTGGTGATTCGCAGCTATTGCCTGAACAAGCCCGGCTTTTGGGCTGAAAAACCAGCCACACGGAGTGTCTAA